The Candidatus Koribacter versatilis Ellin345 genome has a segment encoding these proteins:
- a CDS encoding polysaccharide biosynthesis/export family protein gives MKNWLLIGIVALSSWTFAQTDAHPTASSNEFPTRGQHVKTLLIGPGDLLDLNVYDVPELILKVRVDDNGDVSIPLIGQQHWGGLTTVQAADLVTKKLIEGDFVKNPEVSILVDEFATQGISISGEVNQPGIYPLLGPHRLNDAISAAGGLSPRAGRTVTIVHRAHVDEPVIIDLPNSRNMVEANVELEPGDSILVSKAGVVYVMGEVIRPGAFLMENNTRMTILQAVTMAQGPTNIAALGGTRIVRKTPQGVQQFPVALDKITKGVIPDRLLDADDIVVLPKSGVKIAGQITARSAVAAAAALAVYAIR, from the coding sequence ATGAAGAATTGGTTGTTGATCGGGATTGTGGCCCTCAGTTCCTGGACGTTTGCCCAGACTGATGCCCATCCAACTGCCTCGTCGAATGAGTTTCCAACGCGAGGGCAACACGTTAAGACGCTGTTGATCGGGCCTGGCGACCTATTGGATTTGAACGTCTATGACGTGCCGGAACTCATCCTCAAAGTTCGTGTTGACGACAACGGGGATGTGTCGATTCCGTTGATCGGTCAGCAGCATTGGGGCGGCCTCACGACTGTGCAGGCGGCTGACCTTGTCACAAAAAAGCTCATTGAGGGTGATTTTGTGAAGAACCCCGAGGTATCGATTCTGGTGGACGAGTTCGCGACACAAGGGATATCCATCTCCGGCGAGGTGAATCAGCCCGGTATTTATCCGCTGCTCGGGCCTCATCGCCTTAACGATGCGATCTCGGCGGCCGGTGGCCTCTCGCCCCGAGCCGGACGGACCGTAACTATTGTCCATCGCGCCCACGTGGACGAGCCGGTGATCATCGATCTCCCAAATTCGCGCAACATGGTGGAAGCCAATGTCGAGTTGGAGCCGGGTGATTCCATACTCGTATCGAAGGCCGGTGTCGTCTATGTCATGGGAGAAGTTATTCGTCCAGGCGCCTTTCTCATGGAAAACAACACACGAATGACGATCCTCCAGGCCGTCACGATGGCTCAAGGTCCAACCAACATTGCGGCGCTTGGCGGTACGAGAATCGTGCGCAAAACTCCTCAGGGTGTGCAGCAGTTTCCGGTCGCCCTCGACAAGATAACCAAGGGTGTAATTCCTGACCGACTTCTCGATGCCGACGATATTGTCGTCTTGCCGAAGAGTGGCGTTAAGATCGCTGGCCAGATTACGGCCCGCTCCGCCGTGGCTGCAGCTGCGGCCCTTGCTGTGTACGCGATACGTTGA
- a CDS encoding PP2C family protein-serine/threonine phosphatase has product MANPRAFPTIDEYLRERLMPVEGAIPRLRGIEMYGDSIAAATVGGDLFEYINFQQRYDIDARIERAQRLSREFLEPLPAGMPVRNSVDDQVQWMKSRRDFQPEMEVEYRFSKSSEQVRVAEDLKELYTTAGVLLVDAQGHGIISAKIASTVHDTFHALMLTELDRYGRTTPELFENLNLRLAQSVTARNALGILDGGNAREIATMLYGEVRPGGRFRFVNFGHPPPLVFSAEFSRLVEINDDYMVQFLALGLQLPADHPDRKKYYSMNLREREFMSSDIAEITLMSPGDIAILYTDGVYDGSDAESRVQLQSILRNHYRGSAKEICNALLEHAVKQDEVSRETGEQDMIDDKTVFVIKRTE; this is encoded by the coding sequence ATGGCCAATCCGCGCGCATTTCCGACAATCGACGAATATCTCCGCGAACGACTGATGCCTGTGGAGGGCGCGATCCCGCGCCTTCGCGGTATCGAGATGTACGGAGATTCAATTGCCGCGGCCACCGTCGGTGGCGATCTGTTCGAGTACATCAACTTCCAGCAGCGGTATGACATTGACGCGCGTATCGAACGCGCCCAACGCCTCTCCCGGGAGTTTCTCGAGCCCCTTCCTGCGGGTATGCCGGTCCGCAATTCGGTAGACGATCAAGTTCAATGGATGAAGTCGAGGCGTGACTTCCAACCTGAGATGGAAGTGGAGTACCGGTTCTCCAAAAGCTCAGAGCAGGTGCGGGTCGCCGAGGACCTCAAAGAACTCTACACAACCGCGGGAGTTCTGTTGGTGGACGCGCAGGGCCACGGCATCATCTCGGCGAAGATTGCCTCCACCGTGCACGATACCTTTCATGCGCTCATGCTCACGGAATTGGACCGCTATGGACGCACCACCCCTGAGCTCTTCGAAAACCTGAACCTGCGCCTCGCGCAGTCGGTCACCGCGCGCAATGCACTTGGGATCCTTGACGGTGGGAATGCCCGGGAAATCGCCACCATGCTCTATGGAGAAGTGCGGCCCGGCGGTCGTTTCCGTTTCGTGAATTTTGGGCATCCGCCGCCGCTGGTGTTCTCTGCGGAATTTTCCCGGTTGGTGGAAATCAACGACGACTACATGGTGCAGTTCCTCGCTCTGGGCCTGCAACTTCCCGCCGATCATCCGGATCGCAAGAAGTACTACTCCATGAATTTGCGGGAGCGCGAGTTCATGTCTTCGGATATTGCCGAAATTACCTTGATGAGCCCCGGCGACATCGCGATCCTCTATACCGATGGCGTTTACGACGGCAGTGATGCCGAGTCTCGCGTACAACTCCAATCCATTCTGCGCAACCACTACCGGGGATCGGCCAAGGAGATTTGCAACGCCCTGCTCGAACACGCTGTGAAGCAGGACGAGGTCTCCCGGGAGACCGGCGAACAGGACATGATTGACGACAAGACGGTCTTTGTCATCAAGCGGACCGAATAG
- a CDS encoding VOC family protein, whose product MANVDYEVGASAANETKAIKVDMKFEIVVIPVSDVDRAKAFYARLGWRLDADFASGDDFRVIQFTPPGSGCSVIFGKNVTAAAPGSAQGLYLIVSDIDAARQQLVDLGIEVGEVFHGANGVYTGTDEPYLFGRIRVSGPDPNHGSYRSFASFRDPDGNGWLFQELTTRLPGRIDSTSTTYASTNDLANAMRRAAAAHGKHEARIGKADANWPDWYAEYMASEQSGKEPPQ is encoded by the coding sequence ATGGCAAACGTGGACTACGAAGTCGGCGCCAGCGCGGCGAACGAAACCAAAGCAATCAAAGTTGATATGAAGTTCGAGATCGTTGTCATCCCGGTTTCGGATGTTGATCGCGCGAAAGCATTCTATGCGCGCCTCGGTTGGCGGCTCGACGCCGACTTTGCCTCGGGTGACGACTTCCGCGTCATCCAGTTCACGCCCCCGGGTTCCGGATGCTCCGTGATCTTCGGCAAGAACGTCACTGCTGCAGCGCCGGGTTCCGCCCAGGGCCTGTACCTCATCGTTTCCGACATTGACGCCGCCCGTCAGCAGCTCGTTGACCTGGGCATCGAAGTCGGTGAAGTCTTCCACGGCGCGAACGGTGTCTACACCGGAACCGACGAGCCCTATCTGTTCGGACGCATTCGCGTCAGCGGCCCCGATCCCAATCATGGCAGCTATCGCTCGTTTGCATCGTTCCGCGATCCTGACGGCAATGGCTGGCTCTTCCAGGAGTTGACCACGCGCCTGCCGGGACGCATCGACTCCACCTCAACCACCTACGCCTCCACCAATGATTTGGCCAACGCCATGCGCCGCGCCGCTGCCGCGCACGGCAAGCATGAAGCGCGAATCGGCAAGGCCGACGCCAACTGGCCGGATTGGTATGCCGAGTACATGGCCAGCGAGCAGTCCGGAAAAGAACCGCCGCAGTAA
- a CDS encoding lipopolysaccharide biosynthesis protein → MSQKERTASTDDPRVNWHLEDDSLPSVEIPVQVGKPRSLKANVIWTLCGNFIYAFSQWAMLVCIAKLGDPTMVGQFAFGLAVSAPIYMFTNMQLRSVQATDAKSEYRFSEYFGLRMLASVAGLLAVCVVSARSSSMRTTALVVFGVGLAKFMESVSDVIYGLCQKHERMDSIAISMSIKGLGSVAALVGVLRYTHNLVYAVLAMAGWWALLLLFVDLRWAHKFAQIDPADQGTIIPSFERKILFSLGVLALPMGIQTMLASLTTNIPRYVIQHDMGAAALGLYAAMAYFMLAGHTVIAAVGNSVQARLARHWQQSLPLFRRLLVRCAVFAFGMGALAGVIALGAGKPLLTLFYRPEYAKNHNAFTVLMFATGFYYVGSMLGAGVAVVRRFWLFTVLYASVPLVALTSSIVLVPRSGLMGAAIATLIFCVANAVVPMIVIAQAYRQRVGALPGVAPLSEPA, encoded by the coding sequence ATGAGTCAAAAAGAACGTACTGCATCCACCGACGACCCGCGGGTGAATTGGCATTTAGAGGACGATTCACTTCCATCCGTCGAAATTCCTGTTCAGGTCGGCAAGCCACGTTCTCTCAAGGCGAACGTCATTTGGACCCTATGCGGTAATTTCATCTACGCTTTCTCGCAGTGGGCCATGCTCGTTTGTATCGCTAAATTAGGGGATCCGACGATGGTCGGACAATTCGCATTCGGATTGGCGGTGAGTGCTCCCATTTACATGTTCACCAACATGCAACTCCGGTCCGTGCAAGCCACCGATGCGAAAAGCGAGTACCGCTTCTCAGAGTATTTCGGGCTCCGCATGCTGGCCAGCGTCGCCGGTCTTCTTGCCGTCTGTGTTGTCTCGGCGCGCAGTTCTTCAATGCGTACTACCGCGCTCGTGGTGTTCGGCGTCGGCCTTGCTAAGTTCATGGAAAGCGTGAGCGACGTAATCTACGGGCTCTGCCAGAAACACGAGCGCATGGACAGCATCGCGATCAGCATGTCCATAAAAGGGCTTGGATCTGTTGCCGCACTTGTGGGCGTCCTTCGCTACACCCACAACTTGGTTTATGCGGTGCTCGCCATGGCCGGGTGGTGGGCTCTACTGCTGCTGTTTGTCGACCTTCGTTGGGCACATAAATTCGCACAGATCGACCCCGCGGACCAGGGCACGATTATTCCTTCGTTCGAACGGAAAATACTCTTCTCGCTTGGCGTCCTGGCGCTCCCCATGGGCATCCAGACCATGCTCGCCAGCCTGACAACCAACATTCCGCGATATGTCATTCAGCACGACATGGGCGCCGCGGCATTAGGTCTCTATGCCGCCATGGCTTACTTCATGCTCGCGGGACACACCGTCATCGCTGCGGTTGGCAATTCCGTCCAAGCCAGACTGGCGCGGCATTGGCAGCAATCCCTGCCACTCTTTCGGCGCTTGCTGGTTCGCTGCGCGGTCTTTGCCTTCGGCATGGGAGCGCTCGCAGGAGTGATTGCGCTTGGGGCCGGCAAACCGCTTCTCACCCTCTTCTACCGGCCAGAGTATGCGAAGAACCACAACGCATTCACGGTACTCATGTTCGCCACCGGCTTCTATTATGTCGGATCGATGCTCGGCGCCGGCGTGGCAGTGGTGCGGCGCTTCTGGCTCTTTACGGTGCTCTACGCCAGCGTTCCGCTCGTCGCATTAACGTCCTCGATCGTGCTTGTCCCGCGCTCAGGCTTGATGGGAGCGGCCATCGCAACCCTCATCTTTTGCGTGGCAAACGCCGTGGTTCCGATGATCGTTATCGCGCAGGCGTATAGACAACGCGTCGGTGCGCTTCCGGGGGTCGCCCCTTTAAGCGAACCTGCATGA
- a CDS encoding GumC family protein, giving the protein MEKFSQIENVQGASRTSWADVQEDREADLLHVLYVLRRHLQMIIGVTAFGVLVAILFCLFMKPRYEGMADLNVHPEESAALDMGALGDLATGAGGLDWSSKLETQARILKSDTLAWDVISQLRLDQNEAFATKSLFGRSLQTPVGKDVSSVDEARKSKLLTRFSKALRVEAVPKTQVIEIRFRSTDPALAAKVVNTLTSSYMHHNFMTRFEATMQASAWLQQRLTELKNNVEESQRKLAEYQSKANIIGTDETDNLAVSDLTDVSKQLTDAESDRIMKEAKYRLAQTGNPELIGTILPDSVLPVLRSQEADLRNQLAQYSTKFGSNYPKVIQLNNQLAQTDASLKKEIRDIEERFRTEYESAKRTEDQLRASVENRKKEAFSQSAKFSQYDILKNEVASGRSLYEDLLRKLNEAGIAAGLKSTNVDVIDPSAVPQLPVLPNVPLFIALGLFGGAFLGVCSAFVKESIDQTISSPEDAEEMAGISTIGLIPHFSMEGLNALATENQSVLARVPLAADRPQSKLAEAFRALRTSLLLANAGAPPKVIMITSAQPGDGKSTVSVNISAVLAQSGARVLLVDADLRRGVLARNLKVMPEGGLSECLAGRKSWRDLIIPVNGVANMWVLPAGHRPPSPADLFTSNKMEEILNEWRGAFDHVVIDTPPVVAVTDGVVLSQKTDAVLLIARASRTGRHPLRHARMLLAKVRANVVGLVVNDFDAKAKYYGYSYSYDKYYVEDKTETTVNN; this is encoded by the coding sequence GTGGAAAAGTTCTCACAAATCGAAAATGTTCAAGGTGCGTCACGTACCAGCTGGGCAGACGTGCAGGAAGATCGCGAAGCGGATCTCCTGCATGTGCTGTATGTGTTGCGTCGTCACCTCCAAATGATCATCGGTGTCACCGCATTCGGTGTCCTCGTTGCAATCCTCTTCTGCCTATTCATGAAACCGCGCTACGAAGGCATGGCAGATTTAAACGTGCATCCTGAAGAATCTGCTGCGCTCGACATGGGCGCGCTTGGAGACCTGGCGACCGGCGCGGGTGGCTTAGATTGGAGTTCCAAACTCGAGACACAAGCGCGCATCTTGAAGAGCGACACTCTGGCGTGGGATGTGATCTCCCAATTGCGGCTCGATCAGAATGAGGCGTTCGCAACCAAGTCGCTCTTCGGTCGGTCTTTGCAAACGCCCGTAGGGAAGGACGTCAGTTCCGTCGATGAGGCACGCAAATCCAAGCTGCTTACGCGCTTTTCCAAGGCCCTTCGTGTTGAAGCTGTTCCGAAGACTCAGGTAATAGAGATTCGGTTCCGCAGCACCGATCCAGCGCTCGCCGCGAAGGTCGTCAATACGCTCACCTCGTCGTATATGCACCACAATTTCATGACTCGCTTCGAAGCGACGATGCAGGCGTCAGCTTGGTTGCAGCAGCGCTTGACGGAGCTCAAGAACAACGTCGAGGAGTCTCAGCGAAAACTCGCGGAGTATCAATCGAAAGCGAACATCATCGGAACCGACGAAACGGACAATCTTGCAGTTTCTGATCTTACCGACGTCAGCAAGCAGCTGACCGATGCAGAATCCGACCGGATCATGAAAGAAGCCAAGTATCGGCTCGCCCAGACCGGCAATCCGGAGCTGATTGGCACCATACTTCCGGATAGCGTGTTGCCGGTTCTCCGCTCACAAGAAGCCGATCTCAGAAATCAATTGGCACAGTACAGTACCAAGTTTGGCTCGAACTATCCAAAAGTGATCCAGCTCAACAATCAGTTGGCACAAACGGACGCCTCGTTGAAAAAAGAAATCCGAGACATCGAGGAACGCTTCCGCACTGAGTATGAATCGGCGAAACGTACCGAAGATCAACTGCGAGCTTCAGTTGAAAACCGTAAGAAGGAGGCGTTCTCGCAATCGGCCAAGTTCAGCCAGTACGACATTCTCAAAAATGAAGTAGCGTCTGGCCGGAGTCTATACGAAGACCTCCTTCGCAAACTGAACGAAGCGGGAATCGCGGCCGGGTTGAAGTCAACCAATGTTGATGTGATCGACCCTTCGGCGGTACCTCAGCTTCCGGTCTTGCCGAATGTTCCGCTCTTTATCGCGCTTGGGTTGTTTGGTGGCGCATTCCTTGGGGTGTGCAGCGCATTCGTGAAGGAGAGCATCGACCAAACCATCAGTTCGCCCGAGGATGCGGAGGAGATGGCTGGCATCTCGACCATCGGCTTGATTCCTCACTTCTCGATGGAGGGACTCAATGCTCTCGCGACTGAAAATCAGTCGGTTCTAGCTCGGGTACCTCTCGCCGCAGACCGCCCCCAGTCGAAGCTCGCAGAAGCCTTCCGTGCCCTACGTACCTCTCTCCTCCTTGCCAATGCTGGAGCGCCTCCGAAAGTCATCATGATAACGAGCGCACAACCTGGCGATGGCAAGAGTACCGTGAGTGTCAACATTTCAGCTGTGTTGGCACAGTCAGGTGCCCGAGTGTTACTCGTTGATGCGGACTTGCGCCGCGGCGTGCTCGCCAGAAATCTCAAGGTGATGCCAGAGGGAGGCCTTAGCGAGTGCCTCGCAGGACGAAAGTCTTGGCGCGATCTGATCATCCCGGTGAACGGCGTTGCGAACATGTGGGTGCTTCCGGCCGGCCATCGGCCTCCGAGCCCGGCTGATCTTTTCACCTCCAACAAAATGGAGGAAATCCTGAATGAGTGGCGCGGAGCGTTTGACCACGTCGTGATCGACACTCCTCCGGTTGTTGCAGTGACAGATGGCGTCGTTCTTTCGCAAAAAACGGATGCCGTGCTCCTGATTGCGCGCGCGTCGAGAACTGGCCGACACCCGCTGCGTCATGCGCGCATGCTGCTGGCGAAGGTTCGTGCAAATGTCGTCGGCCTGGTTGTGAATGACTTCGATGCGAAAGCGAAATACTACGGGTACTCATACAGTTACGACAAGTACTACGTCGAGGATAAAACCGAGACGACCGTTAACAACTAA